The Maylandia zebra isolate NMK-2024a linkage group LG7, Mzebra_GT3a, whole genome shotgun sequence genome contains a region encoding:
- the LOC101481879 gene encoding uncharacterized protein LOC101481879, translating into MAYFTAMFGAAILLGFINLLMAKEDTCDLYATPGQSLTLPLAYERLTNSHILRWVHNNTVIFYRQGKVSTGKPEDITSNGSLVLKKILFSSQGIYKGHVLHPNNASAKTWTGRLCVLDKVSKPQLSYSCDFSSMAVNLNCHVTKPEGLVFSWTLDKETLKSETKQTLSISFIDLKAERSFTCDVANKISKASSDKVRPTCPPLLSFKRQTVMAVLAGGGGLILFLLFVIVGLCCLLRRNKSQTSPRDKGELRMLSLQKQETHSVSPEHKNNHPTEVVTPPLIPQPSPRTYYQNVPQLEVQTENSPSLMYDVPDRPQPSPVPKPRTRNLQQVNT; encoded by the coding sequence ATGGCATATTTTACAGCCATGTTTGGTGCTGCAATTCTTTTGGGATTCATCAACCTTTTAATGGCAAAAGAAGATACGTGTGATCTCTATGCCACTCCTGGGCAGAGTCTGACTCTGCCGCTTGCATATGAACGACTGACAAACTCTCATATCCTGAGATGGGTTCATAACAATACAGTCATTTTCTACAGGCAAGGGAAAGTGTCAACTGGAAAACCAGAGGACATTACTTCAAATGGATCACTCGTGCTTAAGAAAATTCTGTTTTCAAGTCAAGGGATTTACAAAGGACATGTACTGCATCCCAATAATGCATCTGCTAAAACATGGACTGGGCGCCTCTGCGTGCTGGACAAAGTATCAAAACCTCAGCTCAGTTATTCTTGTGACTTCAGCTCTATGGCTGTTAATCTTAATTGCCATGTTACTAAACCTGAGGGTTTGGTGTTTTCATGGACGCTTGATAAGGAGACAttaaaaagtgaaacaaaacaaacactgagcATATCTTTTATCGATCTGAAAGCTGAGAGAAGTTTCACGTGTGATGTGGCAAACAAAATCAGCAAGGCGAGTAGCGACAAGGTTCGGCCGACTTGTCCACCTTTACTTTCTTTTAAACGTCAAACTGTAATGGCAGTGctagcaggaggaggaggtctgATTCTTTTTCTGCTCTTCGTTATCGTTGGATTGTGCTGTTTACTCAGACGCAACAAAAGCCAAACGAGTCCCAGGGATAAAGGCGAACTGAGGATGCTTTCTCTACAGAAGCAGGAGACTCACTCTGTAAGCCCAGAACACAAGAATAACCACCCAACAGAGGTTGTCACTCCACCGCTGATACCTCAGCCTTCACCAAGAACATATTACCAGAATGTTCCTCAGCTTGAAGTTCAGACTGAAAACAGCCCTTCACTCATGTATGACGTTCCTGACAGACCACAGCCTTCACCTGTACCGAAACCAAGGACCAGGAACCTCCAACAAGTAAACACCTGA